The Coffea arabica cultivar ET-39 chromosome 9e, Coffea Arabica ET-39 HiFi, whole genome shotgun sequence genome has a window encoding:
- the LOC113710216 gene encoding uncharacterized protein isoform X2 has translation MIMRYQRVIPDSLPLSNGRRTHSTSTPSWKTSKEDEDRAESNGHITTKTSSNFEGKGLTRFRSPSKASQDHHIGNGNGSAIGGDEAEVPNSPPTASNSRNHQNLDSNGVVGGGGNDNNTFLQWGHRKRSRCSRGMALTDDTSSSTSTIQSTKLQRRLVPPHSSSSPNSNANTMPPPSLPSSNGISRGSNHKTSSKNTSPSPVRRNLEERSGLVGSKSPPTGSGGGGGSRAVASRSRGGKRSPSLDKKTPCLSSASARDEKMNACSVAAAQQEEQNQEAAAAAAAVGDVSRIVSPPRQAGGCSINDDNNHDNTNAVRTAKITAAAGGGERLNNGGGSEVNEWPRIYIPLSRKEKEEDFLAMKGTKLPQRPKKRPKTIDRILQYCFPGMWLSDLTRGRYEVREKKCPRKKRRGLKGMESLESDSE, from the exons ATGATCATGAG GTATCAGAGGGTCATCCCAGATAGTCTACCATTGAGCAATGGAAGAAGAACACACTCAACTTCAACTCCGAGCTGGAAAACTAGCAAGGAAGACGAGGACAGAGCGGAAAGCAATGGCCATatcacaacaaaaacaagctcCAACTTTGAAGGCAAGGGCCTAACAAGATTTAGATCTCCATCTAAGGCCTCTCAAGACCACCATATTGGCAATGGAAATGGTAGTGCAATTGGCGGTGATGAAGCTGAAGTTCCTAATTCTCCACCAACTGCTAGTAACAGCAGGAATCATCAAAATCTTGACAGCAATGGAGTGGTTGGGGGTGGTGGGAATGATAATAATACTTTTCTGCAGTGGGGGCATAGAAAGCGGTCTAGGTGCTCTAGAGGCATGGCATTGACAGATGACACATCTTCATCAACATCAACTATTCAGTCCACCAAGCTCCAAAGGAGATTGGTGCCTCCTCACTCGTCATCTTCCCCAAATTCAAACGCAAATACTATGCCTCCACCTTCACTACCTTCTTCCAATGGGATTTCCAGAGGATCAAACCACAAAACTTCATCCAAAAACACCAGCCCTTCTCCTGTCAG GCGGAATTTGGAAGAGCGATCGGGACTTGTTGGCAGCAAGTCTCCGCCAACCGGTAGTGGTGGTGGCGGTGGCAGCAGGGCTGTTGCATCTAGATCTAGAGGAGGAAAAAGGTCTCCTTCGCTTGATAAAAAGACCCCTTGTCTGTCTTCTGCTTCGGCCAGGGATGAGAAGATGAATGCCTGCTCCGTAGCAGCAGCACAGCAAGAAGAACAAAATCAAGAAgcagctgctgctgctgctgctgtcgGAGACGTAAGTCGTATTGTCTCTCCTCCACGTCAAGCTGGTGGTTGCAGCATCAATGATGATAACAACCATGACAATACCAATGCTGTTCGGACGGCGAAAATCACGGCGGCAGCAGGAGGAGGAGAAAGGCTGAATAATGGCGGTGGCAGTGAGGTGAATGAGTGGCCTAGGATTTACATTCCACtttcaagaaaggaaaaagaagaggatTTTCTAGCAATGAAAGGGACCAAGCTTCCTCAAAGACCCAAAAAAAGGCCCAAAACTATTGATAGAATACTCCAG TATTGTTTTCCTGGGATGTGGCTTTCTGACCTGACCAGAGGTCGATATGAAGTTAGGGAGAAAAAGTGCCCCAGAAAG AAGCGAAGGGGACTGAAAGGAATGGAGAGCCTGGAAAGCGATTCCGAatga
- the LOC113710216 gene encoding uncharacterized protein isoform X1, with the protein MIMRYQRVIPDSLPLSNGRRTHSTSTPSWKTSKEDEDRAESNGHITTKTSSNFEGKGLTRFRSPSKASQDHHIGNGNGSAIGGDEAEVPNSPPTASNSRNHQNLDSNGVVGGGGNDNNTFLQWGHRKRSRCSRGMALTDDTSSSTSTIQSTKLQRRLVPPHSSSSPNSNANTMPPPSLPSSNGISRGSNHKTSSKNTSPSPVRRNLEERSGLVGSKSPPTGSGGGGGSRAVASRSRGGKRSPSLDKKTPCLSSASARDEKMNACSVAAAQQEEQNQEAAAAAAAVGDVSRIVSPPRQAGGCSINDDNNHDNTNAVRTAKITAAAGGGERLNNGGGSEVNEWPRIYIPLSRKEKEEDFLAMKGTKLPQRPKKRPKTIDRILQYCFPGMWLSDLTRGRYEVREKKCPRKQKRRGLKGMESLESDSE; encoded by the exons ATGATCATGAG GTATCAGAGGGTCATCCCAGATAGTCTACCATTGAGCAATGGAAGAAGAACACACTCAACTTCAACTCCGAGCTGGAAAACTAGCAAGGAAGACGAGGACAGAGCGGAAAGCAATGGCCATatcacaacaaaaacaagctcCAACTTTGAAGGCAAGGGCCTAACAAGATTTAGATCTCCATCTAAGGCCTCTCAAGACCACCATATTGGCAATGGAAATGGTAGTGCAATTGGCGGTGATGAAGCTGAAGTTCCTAATTCTCCACCAACTGCTAGTAACAGCAGGAATCATCAAAATCTTGACAGCAATGGAGTGGTTGGGGGTGGTGGGAATGATAATAATACTTTTCTGCAGTGGGGGCATAGAAAGCGGTCTAGGTGCTCTAGAGGCATGGCATTGACAGATGACACATCTTCATCAACATCAACTATTCAGTCCACCAAGCTCCAAAGGAGATTGGTGCCTCCTCACTCGTCATCTTCCCCAAATTCAAACGCAAATACTATGCCTCCACCTTCACTACCTTCTTCCAATGGGATTTCCAGAGGATCAAACCACAAAACTTCATCCAAAAACACCAGCCCTTCTCCTGTCAG GCGGAATTTGGAAGAGCGATCGGGACTTGTTGGCAGCAAGTCTCCGCCAACCGGTAGTGGTGGTGGCGGTGGCAGCAGGGCTGTTGCATCTAGATCTAGAGGAGGAAAAAGGTCTCCTTCGCTTGATAAAAAGACCCCTTGTCTGTCTTCTGCTTCGGCCAGGGATGAGAAGATGAATGCCTGCTCCGTAGCAGCAGCACAGCAAGAAGAACAAAATCAAGAAgcagctgctgctgctgctgctgtcgGAGACGTAAGTCGTATTGTCTCTCCTCCACGTCAAGCTGGTGGTTGCAGCATCAATGATGATAACAACCATGACAATACCAATGCTGTTCGGACGGCGAAAATCACGGCGGCAGCAGGAGGAGGAGAAAGGCTGAATAATGGCGGTGGCAGTGAGGTGAATGAGTGGCCTAGGATTTACATTCCACtttcaagaaaggaaaaagaagaggatTTTCTAGCAATGAAAGGGACCAAGCTTCCTCAAAGACCCAAAAAAAGGCCCAAAACTATTGATAGAATACTCCAG TATTGTTTTCCTGGGATGTGGCTTTCTGACCTGACCAGAGGTCGATATGAAGTTAGGGAGAAAAAGTGCCCCAGAAAG CAGAAGCGAAGGGGACTGAAAGGAATGGAGAGCCTGGAAAGCGATTCCGAatga
- the LOC113710216 gene encoding uncharacterized protein isoform X3 produces the protein MIMRYQRVIPDSLPLSNGRRTHSTSTPSWKTSKEDEDRAESNGHITTKTSSNFEGKGLTRFRSPSKASQDHHIGNGNGSAIGGDEAEVPNSPPTASNSRNHQNLDSNGVVGGGGNDNNTFLQWGHRKRSRCSRGMALTDDTSSSTSTIQSTKLQRRLVPPHSSSSPNSNANTMPPPSLPSSNGISRGSNHKTSSKNTSPSPVRRNLEERSGLVGSKSPPTGSGGGGGSRAVASRSRGGKRSPSLDKKTPCLSSASARDEKMNACSVAAAQQEEQNQEAAAAAAAVGDVSRIVSPPRQAGGCSINDDNNHDNTNAVRTAKITAAAGGGERLNNGGGSEVNEWPRIYIPLSRKEKEEDFLAMKGTKLPQRPKKRPKTIDRILQYCFPGMWLSDLTRGRYEVREKKCPRKVWSTD, from the exons ATGATCATGAG GTATCAGAGGGTCATCCCAGATAGTCTACCATTGAGCAATGGAAGAAGAACACACTCAACTTCAACTCCGAGCTGGAAAACTAGCAAGGAAGACGAGGACAGAGCGGAAAGCAATGGCCATatcacaacaaaaacaagctcCAACTTTGAAGGCAAGGGCCTAACAAGATTTAGATCTCCATCTAAGGCCTCTCAAGACCACCATATTGGCAATGGAAATGGTAGTGCAATTGGCGGTGATGAAGCTGAAGTTCCTAATTCTCCACCAACTGCTAGTAACAGCAGGAATCATCAAAATCTTGACAGCAATGGAGTGGTTGGGGGTGGTGGGAATGATAATAATACTTTTCTGCAGTGGGGGCATAGAAAGCGGTCTAGGTGCTCTAGAGGCATGGCATTGACAGATGACACATCTTCATCAACATCAACTATTCAGTCCACCAAGCTCCAAAGGAGATTGGTGCCTCCTCACTCGTCATCTTCCCCAAATTCAAACGCAAATACTATGCCTCCACCTTCACTACCTTCTTCCAATGGGATTTCCAGAGGATCAAACCACAAAACTTCATCCAAAAACACCAGCCCTTCTCCTGTCAG GCGGAATTTGGAAGAGCGATCGGGACTTGTTGGCAGCAAGTCTCCGCCAACCGGTAGTGGTGGTGGCGGTGGCAGCAGGGCTGTTGCATCTAGATCTAGAGGAGGAAAAAGGTCTCCTTCGCTTGATAAAAAGACCCCTTGTCTGTCTTCTGCTTCGGCCAGGGATGAGAAGATGAATGCCTGCTCCGTAGCAGCAGCACAGCAAGAAGAACAAAATCAAGAAgcagctgctgctgctgctgctgtcgGAGACGTAAGTCGTATTGTCTCTCCTCCACGTCAAGCTGGTGGTTGCAGCATCAATGATGATAACAACCATGACAATACCAATGCTGTTCGGACGGCGAAAATCACGGCGGCAGCAGGAGGAGGAGAAAGGCTGAATAATGGCGGTGGCAGTGAGGTGAATGAGTGGCCTAGGATTTACATTCCACtttcaagaaaggaaaaagaagaggatTTTCTAGCAATGAAAGGGACCAAGCTTCCTCAAAGACCCAAAAAAAGGCCCAAAACTATTGATAGAATACTCCAG TATTGTTTTCCTGGGATGTGGCTTTCTGACCTGACCAGAGGTCGATATGAAGTTAGGGAGAAAAAGTGCCCCAGAAAG GTGTGGTCAACAGACTAA
- the LOC113710217 gene encoding glucuronokinase 1 — MAGENGNVIEHKAYARVGLLGNPSDVYYGRTISFSLGNFWASVRLQPSKELVIVPHPTHDLVQFESLSHMVNRLQAEGYYGGVRLLMAICKVFHNYCRDENISLREGNFTLSYDTNIPRQTGLSGSSAIVCAALSCFLDFYNVRHLIKVEVRPNLILNAEKELGIVAGLQDRVAQVYGGLVYMDFSKKYMEELGHGNYTPMDITILPPLYLVYAENPSDSGKVHSAVRQRWLDGDEFIISSMDEVANIALEGRAALLAKDYGKLVTLMNRNFDLRRSMFGDNALGALNIKMIEVARRVGAASKFTGSGGAAVVFCPDGPSQVELLEDAYHKAGFVIEPVKFIPSLLNDIDLKSISSK, encoded by the coding sequence ATGGCCGGAGAGAATGGCAATGTGATAGAGCACAAGGCGTATGCCAGGGTGGGATTGCTGGGAAATCCTAGCGATGTTTATTATGGGCGAACCATTTCTTTCAGCCTTGGCAACTTCTGGGCTTCAGTGCGTTTGCAACCTTCTAAAGAGCTTGTTATTGTGCCACACCCTACTCATGATTTGGTCCAATTTGAGTCCCTCTCTCACATGGTGAATCGGTTGCAAGCTGAAGGGTATTATGGAGGGGTTCGTTTGCTTATGGCCATATGCAAAGTTTTTCACAACTACTGCAGGGATGAGAATATCAGTTTACGCGAAGGAAATTTTACCCTGTCATATGATACCAATATACCTCGCCAGACAGGGCTATCGGGGTCTAGTGCCATCGTCTGTGCTGCTCTTAGCTGCTTTTTGGATTTCTATAATGTGAGGCATTTGATTAAGGTTGAGGTTAGGCCCAACCTTATTCTTAATGCCGAGAAGGAACTTGGCATTGTTGCTGGTCTCCAGGACAGGGTGGCACAGGTGTACGGGGGGCTTGTTTACATGGATTTCAGCAAAAAGTACATGGAAGAATTGGGGCATGGAAATTATACGCCTATGGATATTACTATTCTTCCCCCTCTTTATCTTGTCTATGCCGAGAATCCGAGTGATTCTGGAAAGGTGCACAGTGCAGTTAGGCAGAGATGGTTAGATGGTGATGAGTTCATTATATCGTCAATGGATGAGGTAGCTAATATTGCTTTGGAAGGGAGGGCTGCATTGCTTGCAAAGGACTATGGCAAGTTGGTGACTCTCATGAACCGTAATTTTGATCTGCGAAGGAGCATGTTTGGCGACAATGCACTTGGTGCTCTTAATATTAAGATGATTGAAGTGGCACGAAGGGTTGGTGCTGCATCAAAATTCACTGGGAGTGGAGGTGCTGCCGTGGTTTTCTGTCCTGACGGACCTTCACAAGTAGAGCTTCTGGAGGATGCATATCACAAGGCTGGTTTTGTCATTGAACCAGTTAAGTTTATTCCTTCTCTTTTAAATGATATCGATCTCAAGTCTATATCTTCAAAATAA
- the LOC140014790 gene encoding uncharacterized protein yields MDPLHITEFRGDGMQMLIPSDVESIWLFKVLWLIREVRLTIISRSIDMITRDMHSVSIESTTPREEQRQQVIEMLGWEPHGNLPVHIDNPSMKILLYNCLGAGDDDFTRCMRESHRLHSAEVVAILEPRVQSFSLRNFFNQFGLTRAEFVEAQQQAGGVWLLWNPNRVGITIVESNMQSVAAIISKPDFPAWVSTIVYGSPSPTNREQLWGKLKFLLEQTGHPWTLAGGKLTHCASDDQRPAGLGTSKTDVMWKRCPGSSGAGGLIRADQGNNVGATASSVAESESQT; encoded by the exons ATGGATCCGCTCCACATAACAGAGTTTCGAGGCGACGGAATGCAGATGCTGATACCATCAGATGTTGAAAGCATCTGGCTATTCAAAGTCCTTTGGTTAATTAGGGAGGTCAGATTGACCATTATTTCAAGGTCAATTGACATGATTACAAGAGATATGCATTCAGTGAGTATAGAATCAACGACCCCTAGGGAAGAGCAAAGACAGCAGGTAATTGAAATGTTGGGTTGGGAGCCTCACGGCAATCTACCTGTACACATCGATAACCCATCAATGAAGATCTTGTTATATAATTGCTTGGGAGCCGGAGATGATGATTTCACAAGATGCATGAGAGAGAGTCATAGATTGCATTCAGCTGAAGTGGTAGCAATACTGGAGCCTCGTGTTCAAAGCTTTAGTCTAAGGAACTTCTTCAACCAATTTGGCCTTACAAGAGCTGAATTTGTGGAAGCACAGCAGCAGGCAGGTGGAGTTTGGCTACTTTGGAACCCTAATAGAGTTGGGATTACAATTGTTGAGTCAAATATGCAATCTGTAGCAGCAATCATTTCTAAGCCTGATTTTCCAGCTTGGGTCTCTACTATAGTTTACGGAAGCCCCAGTCCCACTAACAGGGAGCAGCTATGGGGTAAACTGAAGTTTCTTTTGGAGCAAACTGGTCACCCTTGGACACTTGCAGGAGGAAAGCTGACGCATTGTGCCAGTGATGATCAGAGACCTG CAGGTCTAGGCACATCAAAGACAGATGTGATGTGGAAAAGATGTCCAGGATCATCTGGCGCTGGAGGATTGATAAGAGCTGATCAAGGAAACAATGTAGGAGCAACTGCAAGCTCTGTAGCAGAATCGGAATCACAGACGTGA
- the LOC113710655 gene encoding actin-related protein 2/3 complex subunit 2A, translating to MILLQSPSKYLLQILTTRLENLDKGVELDSYWIEFNDVRYHVQASMKNPNLLFLSVSLPPPPPETVSFGGLPPGAIEAIKAAYGVVAQILDPPRDGFSLTLKLNLSKLPPDEEHKHGVLTKIASVREVVLGAPLRVFLKQLASRTVASDIDKVVALVHRPMESFFLIPQVEKVTVVFPMRFKDSIDILLATSFLKEFVDARRTAGLNNAPPCSWSPSPPPELKGAPPEALSSNAGFVSFVIFPRHVEGRKLDRTVWSLSTFHAYVSYHVKCSEGFMHTRMRRRVESLIQALDGAKPDYEKAVKATQNRSFKRLSLKDGRSSLKSFS from the exons ATGATACTCTTGCAGTCCCCTTCCAAGTATCTCTTACAGATCTTGACTACTCGCCTTGAAAA TCTTGACAAAGGAGTTGAGCTGGATTCCTATTGGATTGAATTCAATGATGTCCGTTACCATGTTCAG gCCTCTATGAAAAATCCCAATCTTCTCTTTTTATCGGTGAGTTTACCTCCACCACCTCCCGAAACAGTATCCTTTGGTGGGCTACCTCCAGGTGCCATAGAAGCTATAAAAGCAGCATATGGAGTGGTTGCACAAATTCTTGATCCTCCAAGAGATGGATTCAGTCTCACATTGAAATTGAACTTGTCAAAACTTCCTCCAGATGAAG AGCATAAACATGGGGTTTTGACGAAGATTGCATCTGTGAGGGAAGTGGTATTGGGTGCCCCGTTAAGAGTATTTCTTAAACAGCTTGCTTCTAGGACAGTTGCTTCTGACATTGACAAGGTTGTTGCTCTGGTGCATCGGCCCATGGAATCCTTTTTTCTCATCCCTCAG GTGGAAAAGGTCACTGTGGTATTTCCTATGAGATTCAAAGATTCTATAGATATTCTTCTGGCAACTTCTTTCCTAAAG GAATTTGTAGATGCTAGGCGTACTGCTGGTCTCAACAATGCCCCTCCTTGTTCGTGGTCTCCATCTCCTCCCCCCGAACTGAAGGGAGCTCCTCCAGAAGCATTATCATCAAATGCTGGATTTGTTAGTTTTG TAATTTTCCCTCGTCATGTGGAAGGCAGAAAATTGGATAGAACCGTTTGGAGTCTATCAACATTTCATGCATATGTGAGTTATCATGTTAAG TGCTCAGAAGGTTTCATGCATACACGGATGAGACGTCGGGTAGAGTCCCTAATACAG GCCTTGGATGGTGCCAAACCAGATTATGAGAAGGCAGTGAAAGCTACACAAAACAGATCTTTTAAGCGATTG AGCCTCAAGGATGGAAGGAGCAGTTTGAAATCATTTAGCTGA
- the LOC113710510 gene encoding membrane-bound transcription factor site-2 protease homolog isoform X1, with protein MEGRRIRRFGRGSQSSQTLLPLRLTRLTNAVSCWYCDFKTSVLNEPLYRYGRRHSRCLRVWFSVGLGFSLTALLGVILILLWEFGGAIHLYKGNDGMISLFNGSLFGFSSSISGLIMSLPDIGYIFLSSILSVFIHEVGHALAAASEGIQMEYIAVFLAVLFPGALVALNEECLQALPRNAALRIYCAGIWHNATFCVVCALVLFLLPSILDPFYIHGESPMVLYVSPMSPLFGYLSPHDLIISLDGTRIHNVQQWKEKVALLNWQLENLHNSGEYKGLTKINGRIGYCVPSYLIRNSMQLQLEGNYTSCPDELFALAASPCLNPAVLDNVSIEDNRARGSESIYCLNPMDVIKLRKCGDGVRTLSDQRRCSCLEEEYCFAPVQMPGLAWVEITYSRPASPGCRKLARNWLPRYENSVSGETSCVSSFTFVGDLITLGHALHLTSYEPRWLMDVGASLPNMLEKLFICAFHVSLSLALLNSLPVYFLDGECILEVILQYFNFLRPRARRKVLQWVLVGGTILSIHTFLRMLIVKF; from the exons ATGGAAGGCAGACGCATAAGAAGATTTGGGAGAGGCAGCCAAAGCAGTCAGACCCTTCTGCCACTTCGACTCACTCGCCTTACAAACGCTGTTTCTTGTTG GTACTGCGACTTCAAAACATCTGTCTTGAATGAACCTCTATATCGATATGGTCGTCGTCATTCCAG GTGTTTGAGAGTTTGGTTTTCGGTGGGCCTCGGGTTTAGTCTTACTGCATTGCTTGGAGTAATTTTG ATTCTTCTATGGGAATTTGGAGGAGCTATCCATCTGTATAAAGGGAATGATGGGATGATCAGTCTTTTCAACGGATCATTATTTGGGTTTTCCTCTTCG ATTTCCGGTCTAATCATGTCACTTCCTGATATTGGATACATCTTTCTGTCCTCCATTCTGTCTGTATTCATCCATGAAGTTGGGCATGCTCTTGCTGCTGCAAG TGAGGGTATACAGATGGAGTATATTGCTGTCTTTCTAGCGGTGTTGTTTCCAGGAGCTCTGGTGGCTTTAAATGAGGAGTGCTTGCAGGCATTACCAAGAAATGCTGCCCTTCGTATATATTGTGCTGGAATTTGGCATAATGCCACT TTTTGTGTGGTTTGTGCCTTGGTTTTGTTTCTACTGCCATCGATCTTGGACCCATTTTACATACACGGTGAAAGTCCCATG GTCCTGTATGTGTCTCCTATGTCACCATTGTTTGGTTATCTCTCTCCCCATGACTTAATTATATCATTAGATGGCACCCGCATTCATAATGTACAACAGTGGAAGGAGAAGGTTGCTCTTTTAAATTGGCAGCTTGAAAACTTACACAATTCTGGCGAATACAAAGGCCTCACGAAAATCAATGGCAGAATAGGGTATTGTGTGCCCTCTTATCTGATTAGGAACAGTATGCAGCTTCAGTTGGAAGGCAATTATACAAGTTGTCCGGATGAACTTTTTGCACTTGCAGCTAGCCCTTGCTTAAATCCAGCAGTGCTAGATAATGTAAGCATTGAAGATAATCGTGCTAGGGGAAGTGAAAGCATTTACTGCCTCAATCCTATGGATGTTATAAAGCTAAGAAAATGTGGTGATGGAGTGAGAACCCTTAGCGACCAAAGAAGATGCTCATGTTTGGAG GAAGAATATTGCTTCGCTCCAGTCCAGATGCCAGGTCTAGCATGGGTAGAAATAACGTATTCAAGGCCTGCTTCTCCTGGATGCCGGAAACTTGCAAGAAATTGGCTTCCAAGATATGAGAATTCTGTTTCTGGAGAAACGAGCTGCGTTTCAAGTTTCACGTTTGTGGGTGATTTAATTACCCTGGGacatgcacttcatttgacttCATATGAACCTCGTTGGTTGATGGATGTTGGTGCATCTCTTCCAAATATGCTGGAAAAGCTCTTTATATGCGCCTTCCATGTATCTCTCAGTCTTGCTCTTCTCAACAGTTTACCA GTGTATTTTCTTGATGGTGAATGCATTTTAGAGGTGATACTGCAATACTTCAATTTCTTGAGGCCAAGGGCAAGGAGAAAAGTTCTTCAATGGGTCCTAGTTGGAGGGACAATTCTTTCTATACATACTTTCTTGCGGATGCTCATTGTTAAATTCTAG
- the LOC113710510 gene encoding membrane-bound transcription factor site-2 protease homolog isoform X2 — protein sequence MISLFNGSLFGFSSSISGLIMSLPDIGYIFLSSILSVFIHEVGHALAAASEGIQMEYIAVFLAVLFPGALVALNEECLQALPRNAALRIYCAGIWHNATFCVVCALVLFLLPSILDPFYIHGESPMVLYVSPMSPLFGYLSPHDLIISLDGTRIHNVQQWKEKVALLNWQLENLHNSGEYKGLTKINGRIGYCVPSYLIRNSMQLQLEGNYTSCPDELFALAASPCLNPAVLDNVSIEDNRARGSESIYCLNPMDVIKLRKCGDGVRTLSDQRRCSCLEEEYCFAPVQMPGLAWVEITYSRPASPGCRKLARNWLPRYENSVSGETSCVSSFTFVGDLITLGHALHLTSYEPRWLMDVGASLPNMLEKLFICAFHVSLSLALLNSLPVYFLDGECILEVILQYFNFLRPRARRKVLQWVLVGGTILSIHTFLRMLIVKF from the exons ATGATCAGTCTTTTCAACGGATCATTATTTGGGTTTTCCTCTTCG ATTTCCGGTCTAATCATGTCACTTCCTGATATTGGATACATCTTTCTGTCCTCCATTCTGTCTGTATTCATCCATGAAGTTGGGCATGCTCTTGCTGCTGCAAG TGAGGGTATACAGATGGAGTATATTGCTGTCTTTCTAGCGGTGTTGTTTCCAGGAGCTCTGGTGGCTTTAAATGAGGAGTGCTTGCAGGCATTACCAAGAAATGCTGCCCTTCGTATATATTGTGCTGGAATTTGGCATAATGCCACT TTTTGTGTGGTTTGTGCCTTGGTTTTGTTTCTACTGCCATCGATCTTGGACCCATTTTACATACACGGTGAAAGTCCCATG GTCCTGTATGTGTCTCCTATGTCACCATTGTTTGGTTATCTCTCTCCCCATGACTTAATTATATCATTAGATGGCACCCGCATTCATAATGTACAACAGTGGAAGGAGAAGGTTGCTCTTTTAAATTGGCAGCTTGAAAACTTACACAATTCTGGCGAATACAAAGGCCTCACGAAAATCAATGGCAGAATAGGGTATTGTGTGCCCTCTTATCTGATTAGGAACAGTATGCAGCTTCAGTTGGAAGGCAATTATACAAGTTGTCCGGATGAACTTTTTGCACTTGCAGCTAGCCCTTGCTTAAATCCAGCAGTGCTAGATAATGTAAGCATTGAAGATAATCGTGCTAGGGGAAGTGAAAGCATTTACTGCCTCAATCCTATGGATGTTATAAAGCTAAGAAAATGTGGTGATGGAGTGAGAACCCTTAGCGACCAAAGAAGATGCTCATGTTTGGAG GAAGAATATTGCTTCGCTCCAGTCCAGATGCCAGGTCTAGCATGGGTAGAAATAACGTATTCAAGGCCTGCTTCTCCTGGATGCCGGAAACTTGCAAGAAATTGGCTTCCAAGATATGAGAATTCTGTTTCTGGAGAAACGAGCTGCGTTTCAAGTTTCACGTTTGTGGGTGATTTAATTACCCTGGGacatgcacttcatttgacttCATATGAACCTCGTTGGTTGATGGATGTTGGTGCATCTCTTCCAAATATGCTGGAAAAGCTCTTTATATGCGCCTTCCATGTATCTCTCAGTCTTGCTCTTCTCAACAGTTTACCA GTGTATTTTCTTGATGGTGAATGCATTTTAGAGGTGATACTGCAATACTTCAATTTCTTGAGGCCAAGGGCAAGGAGAAAAGTTCTTCAATGGGTCCTAGTTGGAGGGACAATTCTTTCTATACATACTTTCTTGCGGATGCTCATTGTTAAATTCTAG